A stretch of the Streptobacillus felis genome encodes the following:
- a CDS encoding V-type ATP synthase subunit D yields the protein MARLNVNPTRMELSKLKIKLVTAKKGHKLLKDKQDELMRIFIETVKQNRDMRKMVEEKLTRSLKNFAISKSLISETSFEEAVAVPKISYEVNVEKKNVMSVRIPQISLEKNGDENDIYPYSFASTSSELDMAVEDLSFVMKDLLKLSEIEKSAQLMADEIEKTRRRVNALEYMTIPTLEETIKFIRMKLDENDRGAIIRLMKAGIKN from the coding sequence ATGGCTAGATTAAATGTTAATCCAACTAGAATGGAGTTAAGTAAACTTAAAATTAAGTTGGTCACAGCAAAAAAAGGTCATAAATTACTTAAAGATAAGCAAGATGAGTTAATGAGAATTTTTATAGAAACTGTAAAACAAAATAGAGATATGAGAAAAATGGTTGAAGAAAAATTGACTAGATCTTTAAAAAACTTTGCAATTTCAAAATCATTAATTTCAGAAACTTCTTTTGAAGAAGCAGTTGCAGTTCCAAAGATTAGTTATGAAGTAAATGTAGAAAAGAAAAATGTTATGAGTGTTAGAATACCTCAAATATCATTAGAAAAAAATGGAGATGAAAATGACATTTATCCATATTCATTTGCTTCTACAAGTTCAGAACTAGATATGGCTGTGGAAGATTTAAGTTTTGTAATGAAAGATTTGTTAAAGCTTTCAGAAATTGAAAAATCAGCACAGTTAATGGCAGATGAAATAGAAAAAACAAGAAGAAGAGTTAATGCTTTAGAATATATGACTATACCAACTTTAGAAGAGACTATTAAGTTTATTAGAATGAAACTTGATGAAAACGATAGAGGTGCAATTATTAGGCTTATGAAAGCTGGTATAAAAAATTAG